In one Ralstonia pickettii genomic region, the following are encoded:
- the tssM gene encoding type VI secretion system membrane subunit TssM has protein sequence MQRFLNFLTNSRTLSILGVIVLTIFLLLMAQTFEVGLVWVGIALGVLLALWLLTYLWKRWRARQASNKLEGVLEQATADKTATPDKREEVEALRVRLAEAVKTIKRSKLGQMSGSAALYELPWYIVIGNPAAGKSTAVLNSGLQFPFADKGGAVIQGIGGTRNCDWFFTTEGILLDTAGRYSVHEEDRREWLGFLDLLKRYRPKAPINGIVVTVSVSELTQNRPEFAINLAKNLRQRVQELTERLEVFAPVYVMFTKADLITGFTEFFGDSEKQERDRVWGATLPFEPDSKPDVAAVFDQRFDELCDGLKEISVAQIALHRNNKLSPGLLSFPLEFASIKPTLRAFLMTLFDENPFQYKPVFRGFYFTSALQEGATNSVSAERIARRFGLSMDGAARPREVFSKNGFFLRDLFSKVIFADKQTVRQFASPAKTRLRIATFFALVLALGVMLGGWTWSYMGNRTLTANVQADLDKIVKMQQNRVDLQARLEALDILQDRIEQLDRYRNDHPLALSLGLYQGDTLQHKLLDEYYNGLRQVMLKPVGGAIETFLAEVNAHPDQLAPMVRPPETGAVMTTSVTTATATVGGASGASGAAANAPAAPNQATASTGAKRYTDASPTNVEDGYNALKTYLMLSDKRHVEVAHLTDQITRFWRGWLEDNRRNMPREQMIRSAERNLSFFLARVNDDNWPLLEGNLSLVDQTRENLRRVVRGMPARERAYAEIKARASTRYAPMTVARIVGDTGAGLVAGSYAVPGTFTKEAWLGYVQPAIKEAANKELQTKDWVLNVAARDDLTLEGSPEQIQKALVTMYKTEYAREWQRFMQGVAIQDFSSFDQAVTGMNLLGDPTNSPIRKVLDTAYEQTSWDNPSMFNAGLKQAKSGVLGWFKQLFARQTPSQVNVNLDVGGNADAGAIPMGPVGKEFSGLARVVVMRDDKSLLRGYMDSLSKVRTRFNQIKNQGDPGPGARQLMQQTLDGNGSELADTLKYVDEQMLTGMTDSERATLRPLLVRPLLQSYAVAIRPATTEVNKVWNAQVYQPFATTLADKYPFAPNAKIEASAAEIGQVFGPDGAIAKFASTTIGPLSVRRGDMIASRTWGDLGIAFVPEFTTGFTRWIAPLTGGAAGGAGGAAAAAPQTVFQILPVPSQGATEYTIEIDGQQLRYRNTPPQWANFVWPNPQGTPGARVTATTFDGRTVELLNEPGRFGLERLIATAQRKRRPDGAFDLSWTKDNLTVSISLRIISSPQAGGTTASDSPQGQGLRGLRLPTSIADASAPQNTLTPPAPAAPAGTAPAAQAAASTQAARHNITEEQGGTAQ, from the coding sequence ATGCAACGCTTCCTGAACTTCCTGACCAACTCACGCACGCTATCCATTCTTGGCGTGATCGTGCTGACCATCTTCCTGCTGCTGATGGCGCAGACCTTCGAGGTTGGCCTGGTCTGGGTCGGCATCGCGCTGGGTGTGCTGCTCGCCTTGTGGCTGCTGACGTATCTGTGGAAGCGCTGGCGTGCGCGTCAGGCCAGCAACAAGCTCGAAGGCGTGCTGGAACAGGCCACCGCCGACAAGACCGCCACACCAGACAAGCGCGAAGAAGTGGAAGCCCTGCGCGTGCGCTTGGCAGAAGCCGTCAAGACCATCAAACGCTCCAAGCTCGGGCAGATGTCGGGCAGCGCGGCGCTGTACGAGCTGCCCTGGTACATCGTGATCGGCAACCCGGCGGCGGGCAAAAGCACGGCCGTGCTCAATTCCGGCCTGCAGTTTCCGTTTGCCGACAAGGGCGGCGCGGTCATCCAGGGCATCGGCGGCACGCGTAACTGCGACTGGTTCTTCACCACCGAAGGCATCCTGCTCGACACGGCCGGCCGTTATTCGGTGCACGAAGAAGACCGCCGCGAGTGGCTCGGCTTTCTGGACCTGCTCAAGCGCTATCGCCCCAAGGCGCCCATCAACGGCATCGTCGTGACGGTGAGCGTGTCGGAACTCACGCAAAACCGCCCCGAATTCGCCATCAACCTGGCCAAGAACCTGCGCCAGCGCGTTCAGGAACTGACGGAACGCCTGGAAGTGTTTGCGCCGGTGTACGTGATGTTCACGAAGGCCGACCTGATCACCGGCTTTACCGAATTCTTTGGAGACAGCGAGAAGCAGGAGCGTGACCGCGTTTGGGGCGCCACTCTGCCCTTCGAGCCGGATTCAAAGCCCGACGTGGCGGCCGTGTTCGACCAGCGCTTTGACGAGCTGTGCGACGGGCTGAAGGAGATCAGCGTTGCGCAAATTGCGCTGCACCGGAACAACAAGCTCTCGCCGGGGCTGCTGAGCTTCCCGCTGGAGTTTGCGTCGATCAAGCCGACGCTGCGCGCGTTCCTGATGACGCTGTTCGATGAGAACCCGTTCCAGTACAAGCCGGTGTTCCGCGGCTTCTACTTCACCAGCGCGCTGCAGGAAGGTGCCACCAATAGCGTGTCGGCCGAGCGCATTGCGCGCCGCTTTGGCCTGTCGATGGACGGTGCCGCACGCCCGCGCGAGGTGTTCTCCAAGAACGGCTTCTTCCTTCGCGACCTGTTCTCGAAGGTGATCTTTGCCGACAAGCAGACGGTGCGGCAATTCGCCAGCCCCGCCAAGACGCGCCTGCGCATCGCCACCTTCTTTGCGCTGGTGCTCGCGCTGGGTGTGATGCTCGGCGGTTGGACGTGGTCGTACATGGGCAATCGCACCCTCACTGCCAACGTGCAGGCCGACCTCGACAAGATCGTGAAGATGCAGCAGAACCGGGTAGACCTCCAGGCTCGCCTGGAGGCACTCGACATCCTGCAAGACCGGATCGAGCAGCTCGACCGGTATCGCAACGACCACCCGCTGGCGCTGTCGCTCGGCCTGTACCAGGGCGACACGCTGCAGCACAAGCTGCTCGACGAGTACTACAACGGCCTGCGTCAGGTCATGCTCAAGCCCGTGGGGGGCGCGATCGAAACCTTCCTGGCAGAAGTCAACGCGCATCCGGATCAGTTAGCACCGATGGTGCGCCCGCCGGAAACCGGCGCTGTGATGACCACGTCCGTGACGACGGCCACCGCCACCGTGGGCGGTGCTTCGGGTGCCTCGGGTGCCGCGGCCAACGCGCCTGCCGCGCCAAACCAGGCCACGGCATCGACCGGTGCCAAGCGCTACACCGACGCCTCCCCCACCAACGTGGAAGACGGCTACAACGCGCTCAAGACCTACCTGATGCTGTCGGACAAGCGCCACGTGGAAGTCGCGCACTTGACCGATCAGATCACGCGATTCTGGCGCGGCTGGCTGGAAGACAACCGGCGCAACATGCCGCGCGAGCAGATGATCCGCTCGGCGGAGCGCAACCTGTCGTTCTTCCTGGCCCGCGTGAACGACGACAACTGGCCGCTGCTGGAAGGCAACCTCTCGCTGGTCGACCAGACGCGTGAGAACCTGCGCCGCGTGGTGCGCGGCATGCCCGCACGCGAACGTGCGTACGCCGAGATCAAGGCCCGCGCCTCCACGCGCTACGCCCCGATGACGGTCGCACGCATCGTCGGCGATACCGGTGCCGGCCTGGTTGCGGGCAGCTACGCCGTGCCCGGCACGTTCACCAAGGAAGCGTGGCTGGGCTACGTGCAGCCCGCCATCAAGGAAGCGGCCAACAAGGAACTGCAGACCAAGGACTGGGTGCTGAACGTTGCCGCGCGCGACGACCTCACGCTGGAAGGCAGCCCCGAGCAGATCCAGAAGGCGCTGGTCACGATGTACAAGACCGAATACGCGCGCGAATGGCAACGCTTCATGCAAGGCGTGGCGATCCAGGATTTCTCCAGCTTCGATCAGGCCGTCACCGGCATGAACTTGCTGGGCGATCCAACCAACTCGCCGATCCGCAAGGTGCTCGACACCGCATACGAGCAGACGTCGTGGGACAACCCGTCGATGTTCAACGCCGGCCTGAAGCAGGCCAAGTCCGGCGTGCTGGGATGGTTCAAGCAGCTGTTTGCGCGCCAGACGCCGTCGCAGGTGAACGTCAACCTGGACGTGGGCGGCAATGCCGATGCCGGCGCTATTCCGATGGGCCCGGTGGGCAAGGAATTTTCGGGGCTGGCACGCGTGGTAGTCATGCGCGACGACAAGTCGCTGCTGCGCGGCTACATGGATTCACTCTCCAAGGTGCGCACGCGCTTCAACCAGATCAAGAATCAGGGCGACCCGGGGCCGGGTGCGCGCCAGCTGATGCAGCAGACACTGGACGGCAACGGGTCGGAACTGGCCGACACGCTCAAGTACGTGGATGAGCAGATGCTGACCGGCATGACCGACAGCGAGCGCGCGACGCTGCGTCCGCTGCTGGTGCGTCCGCTGCTGCAGTCGTACGCGGTGGCGATCCGCCCGGCCACGACGGAAGTGAACAAGGTCTGGAACGCCCAGGTGTATCAGCCGTTCGCCACCACGCTGGCAGACAAGTATCCGTTTGCACCCAACGCCAAGATCGAGGCCAGCGCGGCTGAGATCGGCCAGGTGTTCGGCCCGGACGGCGCAATCGCCAAGTTCGCCAGCACGACGATCGGTCCGCTGTCGGTGCGCCGTGGCGACATGATCGCCTCCCGCACGTGGGGCGACCTGGGCATTGCGTTTGTGCCCGAGTTCACCACGGGCTTCACACGCTGGATCGCGCCGCTCACGGGTGGCGCCGCCGGTGGTGCTGGCGGTGCCGCAGCCGCAGCGCCGCAGACGGTGTTCCAGATCCTGCCGGTGCCGTCGCAAGGCGCCACCGAATACACGATCGAGATCGACGGGCAGCAACTGCGCTATCGCAACACGCCGCCGCAGTGGGCCAACTTCGTGTGGCCGAATCCGCAAGGCACCCCGGGTGCGCGCGTGACGGCCACCACGTTTGACGGCCGCACGGTGGAGCTGCTCAACGAGCCCGGCCGCTTCGGCCTGGAGCGCCTGATTGCGACGGCGCAACGCAAGCGTCGTCCGGACGGCGCATTCGATTTGTCCTGGACGAAGGACAACCTGACCGTATCGATCAGCCTGCGCATCATCAGCAGCCCGCAGGCCGGTGGCACGACGGCATCGGATTCGCCGCAGGGCCAAGGCCTGCGCGGCTTGCGCCTGCCGACGTCGATTGCCGATGCATCGGCACCGCAGAACACCCTGACGCCGCCTGCTCCGGCAGCGCCCGCAGGCACGGCGCCTGCCGCGCAAGCGGCCGCGTCTACACAGGCCGCACGCCACAACATCACGGAAGAGCAAGGAGGGACGGCGCAATGA